A section of the Oryza sativa Japonica Group chromosome 1, ASM3414082v1 genome encodes:
- the LOC4326981 gene encoding hydroxyproline O-galactosyltransferase GALT3 yields MRKCTGVLLILTLAVLLLLLSPSPSTAPPPAATAAGGPAARLLPTLPGLSRLYPPPANSTAHHSWRLLRPLLLRSDALPGTAAGVLEAADAWRNLTLAVAASAAGGKDGRRQGDLDVSCRSSVEGDLGGVGARGVKIPCGLAEGSAVTVVGVPKPGAAWFRVEMVGGGGEVVVSVNVSLGVAEMVVEQSSWTREEGWGLSERCPPVGDADRNSSSLLSLVDGLVRCNQQAGVSGLQGRNNTMANVTANEHENEKRPKGRANFGGSFSIIEGEPFTATLWAGAEGFHMTVNGRHDTSFAYRERLEPWSVAEVKVSGDLELLSVLANGLPVSEEVDMASVELMKAPPLSKKRIFLLIGVFSTGNNFKRRMALRRTWMQYEAVRLGEVAVRFFTGLHKNEQVNMEILKEAQMYGDIQFMPFVDYYTLITLKTIAICMFGTKVVPAKYIMKTDDDAFVRIDEVISSLKKSDPHGLLYGLISFQSSPHRNKDSKWFISPKEWPVEAYPPWAHGPGYIVSRDIAKFIVHGHQERTLQLFKLEDVAMGIWIQQYKNSGQKVNYVNDDRFYSEGCDSDYVLAHYQSPRLMMCLWEKLQKEYQPVCCE; encoded by the exons ATGAGGAAGTGCACCGGCGTGCTGCTCATCCTGaccctcgccgtcctcctcctcctcctctccccgtcACCCTCCACCgcgcctccgcccgccgccaccgccgccggcggcccagcggcccgcctcctccccaccctCCCGGGCCTCTCCCGCCTCTACCCTCCCCCGGCCAACTCCACCGCCCACCACTCctggcgcctcctccgccccctcctcctccgctccgacGCGCTCCCGGGCACCGCCGCGGGAGTCCTCGAGGCCGCCGACGCATGGCGCAACCTCACCCTCGCCGTCGCGGcatcggcggccggcggcaaggaCGGGCGGCGCCAGGGAGACCTCGATGTGAGCTGCCGGTCGTCCGTGGAAGGGGATCTGGGCGGCGTGGGCGCCCGGGGCGTCAAGATCCCGTGCGGGCTCGCGGAGGGCTCCGCGGTGACGGTGGTCGGGGTGCCCAAGCCCGGGGCGGCCTGGTTCCGGGTGGAGATggtggggggcggcggcgaggtggtggtcTCCGTCAATGTGAGCTTGGGAGTCGCCGAGATGGTGGTGGAGCAGAGCTCCTGGACGCGCGAGGAGGGGTGGGGATTGTCGGAGCGGTGTCCTCCGGTTGGTGATGCCGATCGCAATAGCAGCTCACTGCTTAG TCTAGTGGATGGGCTTGTTCGTTGCAATCAGCAAGCGGGTGTCAGTGGCCTTCAGGGGAGGAACAATACAATGGCAAATGTTACTGCAAACGAGCATGAAAATGAGAAAAGGCCAAAAGGACGTGCAAATTTTGGTGGTAGTTTTTCTATTATTGAAGGGGAGCCTTTTACAGCAACATTATGGGCTGGTGCAGAAGGGTTCCATATGACAGTAAATGGAAGGCATGATACGTCATTTGCATACAGAGAG AGGCTGGAGCCATGGTCTGTAGCAGAAGTTAAGGTTTCTGGTGATCTGGAGCTCCTGTCAGTCTTGGCTAATGGATTGCCAGTTTCAGAAGAGGTGGACATGGCTAGTGTTGAGCTTATGAAGGCCCCACCTCTTTCAAAGAAGCGAATTTTTCTGCTGATTGGTGTTTTCTCGACTGGAAACAACTTCAAGCGTCGGATGGCTTTGAGGCGAACATGGATGCAATATGAGGCTGTCCGTTTAGGAGAAGTAGCCGTACGGTTTTTTACTGGTCTT CATAAGAATGAGCAAGTTAATATGGAAATACTGAAAGAAGCTCAGATGTATGGTGATATCCAATTTATGCCGTTTGTTGACTATTATACCTTGATTACACTGAAGACCATTGCCATTTGCATGTTTGGG ACCAAAGTTGTTCCTGCAAAGTACATCATGAAAACAGATGATGATGCTTTTGTTAGGATTGATGAAGTCATCTCAAGCCTGAAGAAGAGTGACCCTCATGGACTTCTGTATGGTCTTATTTCTTTCCAGTCTTCACCACATAGAAACAAGGATAGCAAATGGTTCATCAGTCCAAAG GAATGGCCTGTTGAAGCATATCCACCATGGGCTCATGGCCCTGGATATATAGTCTCAAGGGACATTGCAAAGTTTATTGTTCATGGTCATCAAGAACGAACTCTTCAG TTATTCAAACTTGAAGATGTGGCAATGGGTATCTGGATACAACAGTACAAAAACAGTGGCCAGAAAGTAAATTATGTGAATGATGACCGCTTCTATAGCGAAGGATGTGACTCCGATTATGTGCTTGCCCACTATCAGAGCCCGAGGCTTATGATGTGTTTGTGGGAGAAGCTTCAAAAGGAGTATCAGCCGGTATGTTGTGAATAG
- the LOC4326980 gene encoding dihydrolipoyl dehydrogenase 1, mitochondrial: protein MALAILARRRAAEALLRRPLGAAGVSALRASYAAVAGEESDVVVVGGGPGGYVAAIKAAQLGLKTTCIEKRGTLGGTCLNVGCIPSKALLHSSHMYHEAKSSFAHHGVKFSNLEVDLPAMMAQKDKAVAGLTKGIEGLFKKNKVTYVKGFGKLASPSEVSVDLSDGGSTVVKGKNIIIATGSDVKSLPGVTIDEKKIVSSTGALCLSEIPKKLVVIGAGYIGLEMGSVWNRLGSEVTVVEFAPDIVPSMDGEVRKQFQRMLEKQKMKFMLKTKVVGVDTSGDGVKLTLEPAAGGEQSVIEADIVLVSAGRVPYTAGIGLESVGVETDKAGRILVDKRFMTNVNGVYAIGDAIPGPMLAHKAEEDGVACVEFIAGKEGHVDYDTVPGVVYTHPEVASVGKTEEQVKALGIPYRVGKFPLLANSRAKAIDDAEGLVKVVAEKETDKILGVHIMAPGAGEIIHEAVLALQYGASSEDIARTCHAHPTVSEALKEACLQTFTKAIHI from the exons atggcgctCGCAATCCtggcgaggaggcgggcggcggaggcgctgctgcggcggccgcTGGGGGCGGCGGGGGTGTCGGCGCTGAGGGCGTCgtacgcggcggtggcgggggaggagagcgacgtggtggtggtgggcggcgggCCGGGAGGGTACGTGGCGGCGATCAAGGCGGCGCAGCTGGGGCTCAAGACCACCTGCATCGAGAAGAGGGGCACCCTCGGCGGGACATGCCTCAACGTCGGCTGCATCCCCTCCAAG GCTCTGTTGCACTCATCTCATATGTACCATGAAGCAAAAAGTTCCTTTGCACACCATGGAGTGAAATTTTCCAATCTGGAGGTAGACCTCCCAGCTATGATGGCACAGAAAGACAAGGCTGTGGCAGGCCTGACTAAGGGGATTGAAGGTCTCTTCAAGAAGAACAAAGTGACGTATGTCAAAGGCTTTGGGAAACTTGCTTCGCCCTCAGAGGTGTCTGTTGATCTGAGCGATGGTGGCAGCACAGTTGTCAAAGGGAAAAACATAATCATTGCTACAGGGTCTGATGTAAAATCACTCCCTGGAGTCACAATTGATGAGAAGAAAATCGTCTCATCTACTGGGGCCTTGTGCTTGTCAGAGATTCCAAAGAAATTGGTGGTTATTGGAGCAGGTTACATTGGTCTGGAGATGGGTTCGGTCTGGAACCGCCTTGGTTCAGAGGTCACCGTTGTTGAATTTGCCCCAGATATAGTTCCATCAATGGATGGTGAAGTCAGGAAGCAGTTCCAGCGCATGTTGGAGAAGCAGAAGATGAAGTTCATGCTCAAGACAAAGGTAGTTGGGGTTGATACCTCCGGAGATGGTGTGAAGCTAACACTTGAACCTGCAGCTGGAGGTGAGCAGAGTGTCATTGAAGCTGATATTGTATTGGTTTCTGCTGGAAGAGTCCCATATACTGCTGGTATTGGGTTGGAAAGTGTTGGTGTTGAGACAGACAAAGCTGGCAGGATCCTCGTGGATAAGCGCTTCATGACTAACGTCAATGGAGTCTATGCAATTGGGGATGCCATCCCTGGGCCCATGCTTGCCCACAAAGCTGAAGAGGATGGTGTTGCCTGTGTTGAGTTCATTGCTGGCAAGGAGGGGCACGTCGACTATGACACAGTGCCTGGTGTGGTCTATACACATCCAGAGGTCGCGTCTGTTGGAAAGACTGAAGAGCAGGTGAAAGCTTTAGGAATTCCCTACCGTGTTGGCAAATTTCCGCTGTTGGCAAACAGCCGTGCAAAGGCCATTGACGATGCTGAGGGCTTGGTGAAGGTGGTGGCTGAGAAGGAAACTGACAAGATTCTGGGCGTGCATATCATGGCTCCCGGTGCTGGAGAGATAATACATGAGGCTGTCCTTGCTTTGCAGTATGGAGCATCAAGTGAGGACATAGCTCGTACATGCCACGCTCATCCCACCGTGAGCGAAGCCTTGAAGGAGGCCTGCCTGCAAACCTTCACAAAGGCGATTCACATTTAA